The genomic stretch gctggagtgcagtggtgcgatcttggctcactgcaatctctgcctccccagttcaagcaattctcctgccttagccacccaactaaattacaggcctgtgccaccacccctggctaattttttgtatttttagtagacagggtttcatcatattggccaggatggtctcgaactcctggcctcatgtgatcctcctgcctcagcctcccaaagtgctgggattacaggcgtgagccactgtgcccagccacagaaTGATATACTATTTAAACACATCTCCTTCTACAATAACTGAGACTGCTCAAAAAAGAGcaaaatctggccaggcgcagtggtagctcaggcctgttaatagcagcactttgggaggccaaggtgggcagatcacttgaggtcaggagttcgagaccacctggccaacatggccaaatcccgtctctactagaaatataaaaattagccaggcatggtggcaggcgcctgcaatcccaactacccagtaggctgaggcaggagaatcgcttgaacccgggaagcagagattgcagtgatcgcgccattgtactccagcctgaatgacagagcgagactccatctcaaaaagagacaaaaaacaaaaaagagcaaaatctGCTTAGTGTGAACACAGTGTAGTGTAATTTATATTAGAGAAGCCATCTGCTTACAGGTACATAACGACGGTGGCCCCCATGACCATGAGGAATCTGCTCAGGGAGGAGTAGAAGTAGAGGAtactgagaaaaacagaaaatgtagctGCTGAATAGGTCCAATCCAACCAATCTCGATTTATTTCATCATCTTCTTCCACAATAGGGCCACCTTGTGCATTCATCCGCAAATTTTGATTGGCTCCAGGATTAACAACCACTTGAGGAGCAGCATTCTGATTGGCAGGCTGGTTTTCAGCTGGAAACTGGTTGTGAATAGGGGCTGGAGCAGGTGCAGAGACCACAGGTATCTCTTGTGCACTTGGTGGTGGAACAAAGGCCCCTGATGCAGCAGTGGCtgctaaactaaaataaaaatgacagaggCAGATACCGTTGAGAGCAAAGCACCGTGAAGTCTGTGGCTTATTTACACAGCAGTCTTTTACTGTTAAGAATTTTAAGTAGGTAGATATGCCTTTGATTTTTCTTCAGTTTAGTGAAGAACTTCCTTATTAACTATATCTATAAATGCCTTTTCTAAGAAAAGCCACAAGGTGAATTTCACCTGGAATTAAACATCAAGCCCACTGTAAGATTATGGCACAGTAGCAAATTAAAATCCTCACAAAACTTTGAAGATACCACAAATTGAAAAGAAAGTAACATGTTCTAAATAAAGTCACTAAACTATGTATCAGACAAAAGCACCCTTGTGTCAATACACAAATCAGGTAGCAGCTGTCATTTACACTCTATCCACAGACCAAACAGGGCAGGGCTCTGCAGACTGATGAAAATACACTCATCCCTCCATTCTGAACTTTACAGGTAACATGGATAAAATTCCCCTCAATTCCTGGGAGCCCTGGCCACACCCAGCACACCGGGAAGGACTCACTATTGCATGTAGTACTGTCGTGCATATATCTGCTGGAACCAGGAAAGCTGAAGCCACCCATAGGGTGTGTAACCGGAGAAACCAGGACCTAGGCCTTGGAATGCCTGCTGGGCAGCTTCAGGCCtatacatagatttaaaaaaacactcaTTTGGGGTGGGTTGAGTatgaacaaatgaaaactaagtttaaattaaaatcaaGAATTCAAATCGAAGAGACAGAAGAATGGGTTTTATGGCAGTTACATGGTAAATGACTGTATGATGCACCCATGTACCACAAGCACAGAAGGTACTAAATGACACGGCACTTCTACCGCAGTCCCATCCCACAGGAAAACAACAGCCCTTGCCACCTACTTGCTGAGTGCACAGATATATAAACAACCTTTTTGGGTTAAGTAGATCCCACCTCAGTTTTGACTTGTTGAGTCTCACTGCAGTTCTCAATCCACTGTTCATCTTTTAGAGAGCAGCTCAAAAGCCACATTTCTCCCAGTCTTTCCTGAAGGAAATCTCTCCCATCCTCCCAATGTCCACTTCTTCCTCCACCCTACATCTGAATCTATAGTGAAGTGTGCATGTGGTATCACCTGTGCATGCTTATTGACCACCGGGGGTCCTGTACAGGCTGCTGGATCCACAGCAATCTCATGAAGGAGGTTTTACAAGGGGAACCCAAGTACAGCTCAGGGAAGGCAGGGGTTTTGCACAAGGTCACTAAGCTAGTAAGTAGCAGGGCTGGATTTCAGAGCTGGTCTGATGTCAAAagcacgcttttttttttttttgagatggagtctcgctctgtcgcccaggctggagtgcagtggcgcaatctcggctcactgcaagctccacctcccgggttcacgccattctcctgcctcagcctcccgagtagctgagactacaggcgcccgccaccacgcccggctaattttttgtatttttagtacagacagggtttcaccgtggtctcgatctcctgacctcgggatccgcccgcctcggcctcccagcatgctgggattacaggtgtgagccaccgcgcctggccaaatgcACGCTTCTTTAATCAGGCCACACAGCCCTCAACTTCATAGGGCAGGTGTATGTGAGTCATCTTTAGCTTTGTGCTTCTTACACAGTCAATTTCTTCAGTAGCACATCACAAAATCGAAATCATCATAGAATTGCCCAAAGATCAGAAATTGGTTATGTGGTCATTCCTGCCGTTCAACTCATATCCTTAAGCAAAGTTGTATGTACTggctgttcaataaatatttgttaaaggaaaTCAAGTTTAAATATGGTGAGATTCAGAAAGTCAAATATGAGCCTCAATTCTCAAGTTAAGAATAGTTGAATCAGAATAAGGGAAGTAGTTTTAAGTTTTTCTAACCAATAATTTTCTATCCAATAATTATCCAGTTTATATGCTGACAATCTTTTAACTAAATTCCATACACAGAGTATTTCTAAAATAGTATTCCAGTACAAGTAAGCCTTGGTATGATGCTGTTTTTGATCATTTAAGAAAATTACAGTGcatggaaataaaatgataaagtgCTTTTAAGATTTCTGTTAGATCTGATAATGGCATTCTAGATATACAAGATAACTAAAAGGTTTTCATAGTTATATACTGAAGAATATAGGGATGAAATAACATGATGCCTAGGAATTacttttaaacactttttttttttaaaaaaaagagaaagggtaaTAGATGAGGTACGGTAAAACTCTGATTGTTATTTATTAGGCCTGGGTGATGGTGTGGGGATTAATTATCCAGTCCCCACTGTTGTGTATATTTGAAAGTTccattaagggggaaaaaaagaaaaactcattccTAAAACACCTGGCTTTATAAAATATTGTGTATAAAAAGTACTAGAAAAAGGGGGATGGGGAAATGGAGAGTTACAGAATGGCAACTTGTAGTTAACGAATTTTTCCCCAAAAACAAGGTATTCTAAGAGCtataaaaatccaaataacaGAGCATTTAGTTCTGACTTTTGCTCTAAAGAAAAGCTTTAATAGTTATAAAAAAATGGCCAATTTTTCTAGTACCCCCAAGTCTTTGGAAGGACACTTCTTAAACAGTCTCTCCCTTGTTGTCACCCATTGTTACAATAAAGCACAAAAGCCACTCAGCAAAGCAGCTGCACAATGCTTACAACAGCTGTTTTCTCCTGCAGCAGCACTAATTTCCTATCATCACGGCAACCAAGCAGTCAGAACAATGGAAGGATAAAaagcctacattttctttttttttcaatatatgcattacctactttttaaatttgtgtgtaCTAAAAGGCTGTGTattaagaaaagttaaatatataagaGCTCTTTAAAGCGAAGctatttataaagcaaaattcTTTATGTTTAAAAGTTCTGATTATATACGTGTAAACATACCTTATTCTTAAATTGATGCAAACGAGGACCATTCATGTTGCATAAGCCAAGATCTTTATTATAACACTCACCTTGAGATGTTTTCCCATCCAGGGGAAGAAAGGTTCTGAAGAACTTCCCTTTGCCTTAAACCATCACTTGAGGAATCCTCAGGATACTGTCCCCGATTAGAACCAGCGGGCTGCTCTGTGGATTCAGCCACCTAAATAAGTGTAACATGAACACAGAACAAAGGAGCTGATGCAACTGTCTGAAATCAAGCAAAAGGAATTATTCTGCTGTCAAGGGCTTATGTCTCCTACCTCCTACCTCTGAACGTGACAAAATTAAATAGAAGCAACGTTATGTAAAAAATAGTCTGACATTGATTCAACATAATTTTCAATacatagatgctaaaatattcatatttttttcctagagtACGCTACACTTTCATTAAAATCTTCCAATGAAGTTGTCATTGGTGAGAAAGCTTCCTGATAATGGTGCTAAATTTACACATTGCAGACATCTGACCAACAAGATTTATAAATACAACCCAGCCCACAACTTTCTAAAATAGTATTCCAATATAAGTAAGCCTTGGTATGATACTGtttttgatcatttaaaaaaattacagtgcagggaaatgaaatgataaagtgcttttaagatttttgttaGAACTGATAATGGCAAAATAGGGAATTTCCTATGCTCTGTTCAGATGTTCTAGTAAACATAATGCAAATTTAGAGTGCATCACTACATTAGAATACTAATACCATATATGTGAATAAACactgtgaaatgaaaaataaatggttttGTCTGTCATATATAAGTCTTTAGAGCCAGGtccagtggcacatgcctgtagtcccagctactcaggaggctgaggtgggaggattgcttgcctTCAGGAGGTTGAGAaaagcctgggccacacagcgagaccatcttttaaaaaaaaaaaaataaagatcacttGATAAAGACTCTGATCTTTTCCTATCCAACTAATCACAATGaaaatttccaaaggaaataCATTCACTTTTGTACTCTTTATAAAAATTAGTGGCCCCTTTGAAGAAACCTGCTATGTGCTAAATTCAATAAAAACCCAATTAGTGTTAGTTCAGTAATCTAGATACACAGTAACCATAGATCAAATCATATCCTAGAAGATAATGCAATATGTAACTCCATTTTTCTACTACAGCCCTAACGGAACAATCTGCTACTATTAACCCATCACTTGTGTTGATAATACAGTTTCTAACTCCTAGGAAAGCAACAAAATATTACTTGGTAATAACACCATACAGTCTCTCAATAAAAGTTTTATCCAACTTCTTTTATTACTCCCCTGGAAGTCTGAATGATACAAATTGTTATCATCATGAAGAGGTAGACACACCTTGGCGTTGATTTCTGACATTTTTGAAGGACTCTTCACGTTGCACACCAGATGCAAAACATGCCGTTTTTCCTGCTAAAAGTAATAAGAAGGTACTTAAGGACCTGAACCTAACCCGGTGAGTGCTTAAAAACATTTAGAAGTTAATGTGTAAGTGATGTACCTTTGGAAGCAAGTCCCTGAGACATTGGTGATCCAACAACAGCTTCCCAGAATAAATTAACCTCTGGTCCTCTGTACGCTGATCATGGAAAGAAAGAGTAACACAGGTCAGCATTTCACCCCCACAAGTTCCTAAACACAGAATAAACTGTTTTATATAAGTAATTTGAATATGTGTGTTTCCCCCCAGCATCACGGGAAAACACTTTCTCAAAAGCCCCATATACAAGACTTCTATTTAGAAAGTGTCTAACTTTAACTGGTCTCTAACATGCAAATAAATACAGAATGGCAAAttatcggctgggcatggtggctcatgcctgtaatccaagcactatgggaggccaaggcgggcggatcacctgaagtcaggagttcgagaccagcctggccaacatggtgaaaccccatctctactaaaaatgcaaaaattagctgggcttggtggcttgtgcctgtaacccaagctactcgggaggctgaggcaggggaatcgcttgaaccatggaggcagaagttgcagtgagccaagatcatgtcactgcactccagcctgggcgacagagtgagaccctattcaaaaaaaaaaaaaaaaaaaaaaaaaaagaatggcaaattATCTCCAGTCCAAACTCAACTCCCAGGTAAACTGATTCCTATTACTAAACGCAACAAACAGCAAACAGGGCACCTACAACCAAACTGAGTTTGGTTTCAGAGAAAACTGAGAGTACTCCCAAGGCCAGCCTTAACCACAACCACCTAGCAGTGCCCCAAAATAACGTGAAGCTACTCTAAACTGAAGCCCTCACAGATGACCTCTTGGCAAACAAATGCAGTTATAGAGGAGATGGCGTGTGGGTGACATTATACACAACCACCCTGTAAGATTTAGTATCCCTATTTTAAGGGAGGAAAGTCTGAAAAATTGACTTGTCCAACGTCATCTGCTGCCACAGTGTCACAATTCCAACCCCTCTTCTCCTCCATATCAGTGATTTTAACGCCATAGGGACTGCACACTCTTTTAtacaaatctcatttttaaaatctatttgaaaCTCCTTCTAAACTGTACTTAAAAATAATGGCCTCaaataatattaacatataatCTGCCTATTGGAGATCACTAATGTGTTAATCTACTCTTGCCAGAATAACTGATTATGCAAAACCTGGAATAAAGTGTTCCTGCCAAGTAGCTTGAGATAATTAAAGCAAGCTGTTTAAACAAACAGAACAGCAAAAAGTGCATCTACTTATCCATATACATCAGGACTTTTTGACACTGTGTAActaaaccaaaataaatataatgaatgcTGTGTTCACCGTCTTTCTGACAGGTGAGAACTTTAAAGGTAAATGCTAATATATACACGAATTTGGAAAACAGTACCTTTTGTATATATAGGTCCTGAATTTATTACAGAGTTCAACCCCTAGAAAAGGCTGGAAAACCACAGCTGCCAGtggttttgaattattttcccccttttaaaGGCCTAACTTGATATTGAGTCTTCACACAGATGactgatttgaaaaatattaagtaaagcAAACAACTATTACAAAGTAGGCCTTCTCATATTATGCCATTTTCTACTACAGAAAACAAATCATAAGTATGTTTCAGCCATAATAATTTTTAGACACAAATTTGTATACCTGAGAGGTATTTGTTTACAATCTTAGGTCTTCAGACTGAACAGATGGGAGCGGCATTCCTCACCAAAGGAAGCCCTTAAAAACCCTCCTCCAAAATCCTGCCTTTTGCCATATGATGCAACCATAGGCTACACCTGCTTCACCAATTTGTGTACCCAATAGCCATTCTCATGGCAACACAGCCACCCAGTTTCTTGGAAGCAGCTATGGTGAAACTGAAAAATGGGCCAGGGTGAATTCTAGAGGACATGGAATGCAAGCTtactaaataaatatgcaaatttcAAAAGAACAACTCAGAAGGAAAACTCACTTCTAAAACATTCTTGACCACAtggaacaaaaacagacacaggcgCTACCACAAGTTGGAACTCACGACTTCACTATCTTTTCCTGCCCGGATGCCCTCTCCTGTGTGATGAAGAATTATGCTCGTGGGCAGTGAAGAACACTGCTGACACTTACATAATATCAGAGCAGAAAGTAAATACAGGAAGGGCCAGCTTACAGCCTCATCACGTGGTGGCCAGGGCAGGCGGTGCTAAGGGTGATGTTGACAGATGTGTCAAccaaaacaaagcaaggaagtCTTGCTAATAATGGAGAGGCTGCCGTCCTAAAACCAGACTGAAGGCGACTCCTGCCTGCTTCCATTCTCAGTCGCTCTTGGTCAGCAAGTACATGGGGCTCCACCCGGCAATGGCTGCGCGGTCCAGTGCGACAGGGAGGGGCACGGCGGAAGGTGGACAGGGAGGAAAAGAGCCACGTCCTGCTTCTGGGTGTGGGGCCTTCCGTCCACAGTGTCTGGGCGGTCCCCAGGTTTCTCAAGCCACGGCCCCGGGTGGCACCTGCCCGCTCCACTCCCCGCAGAGAGGCTACGTTCAGAAACCTCATTTTGCAGCACGGATGTTTTCTTACTTCTAGCCATTGGATGCAAGCCCAGTTAGGAACACCGAGTTGCCTGGCCGCTGGGGGGAAACAGGCTTGGAGGGTGAAATGACTCGCTCAAGGTCAGGCTGCTGATTACTGACggctcctgggcaacagaggggcGCCCGCGTCGGcggggcagggaaggggagacCACAGCCCTGGGGGAGGTGACCGGCCGGGCGATCGCAGCCGTCAGCGGGAGGAGGCCACGGGACAGGGCAGCCGGACGTGGCATCCCCAGCAGAGGGCGGGGGACCACAGCCTAGGGGCGGGAAGTCGGGGCCGCTCTCACCGGACGCTCGGGGTAGACGCGGCTCAGGTGGGCCTTGAG from Nomascus leucogenys isolate Asia chromosome 2, Asia_NLE_v1, whole genome shotgun sequence encodes the following:
- the HERPUD1 gene encoding homocysteine-responsive endoplasmic reticulum-resident ubiquitin-like domain member 1 protein isoform X1, with product MESETEPEPVTLLVKSPNQRHRDLELSGDRGWSVGHLKAHLSRVYPERPRTEDQRLIYSGKLLLDHQCLRDLLPKQEKRHVLHLVCNVKSPSKMSEINAKVAESTEQPAGSNRGQYPEDSSSDGLRQREVLQNLSSPGWENISRPEAAQQAFQGLGPGFSGYTPYGWLQLSWFQQIYARQYYMQYLAATAASGAFVPPPSAQEIPVVSAPAPAPIHNQFPAENQPANQNAAPQVVVNPGANQNLRMNAQGGPIVEEDDEINRDWLDWTYSAATFSVFLSILYFYSSLSRFLMVMGATVVMYLHHVGWFPFRPRPVQNFPNDGPPPDVVNQDPNNNLQEGTDPETEDPNHLPPDRDVLDGEQTSPSFMSTAWLVFKTFFASLLPEGPPAIAN
- the HERPUD1 gene encoding homocysteine-responsive endoplasmic reticulum-resident ubiquitin-like domain member 1 protein isoform X2 — translated: MESETEPEPVTLLVKSPNQRHRDLELSGDRGWSVGHLKAHLSRVYPERPRTEDQRLIYSGKLLLDHQCLRDLLPKQEKRHVLHLVCNVKSPSKMSEINAKVAESTEQPAGSNRGQYPEDSSSDGLRQREVLQNLSSPGWENISRPEAAQQAFQGLGPGFSGYTPYGWLQLSWFQQIYARQYYMQYLAATAASGAFVPPPSAQEIPVVSAPAPAPIHNQFPAENQPANQNAAPQVVVNPGANQNLRMNAQGITLGGFHLDRGRFRTSQMMVLLLML